CTCGACGATTCTTCGGTCACCCGTACCCCGCTTTTTCGCCACGCCGCCCAGCAGCGCGGCGCCCAGAAGACCCCCTTTGCGTCCGCGCGTAACCGTCTCCTCGAGCGGCTATGGAGCGACAGCAGGCTAAGCTACAAGAGGTATCTGGGCTCACCCCTTCGCTACGCCGGCGGCAAGAGCCTTGCTGTAGGCTTCGTGCTGGAGAGGCTGCCGGACCGAATCACCAGACTGGTTTCCCCTTTCTTGGGCGGCGGCTCAGTGGAGGTCGCCTGCGCGGTGGAGTGTGGTCTCCCGGTGATCGCCTCGGACATCTTCGACATACTCTGCAACTACTGGCAGGTGCAGCTTGAGTACCCAGAGGCGCTGTACCGCAGGCTCGCAGCTCTCGAGCCAACAAGAGAGACCTTCGCCGCAGTGAAGCGGCGCCTAAGTGACCATTGGAAAGGCATTCAGCGCCTGGATCGGTACGACCTTGCCGCCCACTACTACTTCAACTCCAATACGTCCTACGGGCCGCACTTCCTGGGCTGGCCCTCGGACGTATATCTCCAGGAGAAGCGCTATCGTGGCATGATCGAGAAAGTTCGAGCGTTTCGCGCGCCAACAATGCATGTGAGAACAGCATCCTTTGAGGAGATCATCGCCAGTTACCCAACTGACTTCCTCTACTGTGACCCGCCTTACTACCTCGACGAGGGGAAGACGTTCTGCGGCATGTACCCGCATCGCAACTTTCCGATCCACCACAAGGGATTCCCACATGAAGCCCTCCGCGAGATGCTGCGATCCCACAGAGGCGGTTTCGTCCTATCCTATAATGACTGCGCAACTATCAGGTCGTGGTATCGCGACTGTGAGATGACTGCTCCGAAGTGGCAATACACCTTTGGCCAGGGTGACACACGTATCGGGGAGAATCGAGCTCGGAGCAACAATGGGACATACGTGAAGCTGTCCCACGAGCTACTCATCTGGAGGATGCCAGCCTGATGGCACGCCGGGCATCCACATCGGAGCGAGCGCGCAAGTACCGTCAGGAGGGGCATGATAATGCCCTCCTTTTCGCCCTTGAGCTTGGCCTGGGCCAGGATTACCGCAATGATCCTCAAGCGAAGAAGGATGTGATCGACCCCTCTGGTGACGCGCACTCCGTTAAGTCAGGTAGGAGGAAATGGCAGATCTTCCTCTACAGCAGGAGCAGGTTCCTGGCGGACGACGGTTTCATGGCGCTCAATGGCATTGGGACTCTGCTCATCCATTGTATTGATGCCTTTCCTCCCTCCTACGACGAGTACAAGAGGAATCCTGCGGCAGCCAAGGAACGCCTG
This genomic stretch from Planctomycetota bacterium harbors:
- a CDS encoding DNA adenine methylase; this translates as METDARSYDSGVLDDSSVTRTPLFRHAAQQRGAQKTPFASARNRLLERLWSDSRLSYKRYLGSPLRYAGGKSLAVGFVLERLPDRITRLVSPFLGGGSVEVACAVECGLPVIASDIFDILCNYWQVQLEYPEALYRRLAALEPTRETFAAVKRRLSDHWKGIQRLDRYDLAAHYYFNSNTSYGPHFLGWPSDVYLQEKRYRGMIEKVRAFRAPTMHVRTASFEEIIASYPTDFLYCDPPYYLDEGKTFCGMYPHRNFPIHHKGFPHEALREMLRSHRGGFVLSYNDCATIRSWYRDCEMTAPKWQYTFGQGDTRIGENRARSNNGTYVKLSHELLIWRMPA